Part of the Acidobacteriota bacterium genome, TGACGGAGGGGCTCGTGGGTGTGGTTGCCCCGAACAGGACCGAAAGCCGGGAGGCTGTCTTTACCTTCCCGTCCGAGGATGCCTTTCAGGAAAGCTTGGGAGGTGACGATGCAAAGCTCCGCCTGATTCTCGAGGTCAGAGAGTGAGCGGGCGGTCCTTCGCTTCCGGCCTCGTTGTGCTTCTCTTTGCCGTCTCAGGAGCCAGCGCCCAACCTGAGCTTCAGAGACTGGAGAACCTGATTACCCAGGCCAGCATGCCCCTGCCAATCGACCACTGCTTGTCGGCGTCCGCAGTGCTCGAGACCTGGCCTTCTGACAAGCCGCTTCCTACCTTTCGCGCCATCGTAAGGCACGAGATTCTGGCCGAAGACGCTGCGAAGTCCGGCGGCTGCGCCAAAGCGATCCCCCACTGGGAGCGCCTTGCGAAGGACGCCGAGGCCCTCGCATTCCTCGTCTACTCCAGTGTCCGCCCCGGCCTGCGGGGCTCGCCACGGGGAGTCGATACCGAGGACATTTTCTGGTTGGAGGATCACTTTCGGTCGCAGAGGAAGCACGTGGTTCGCGCCAACTACTTCCTCCAGACCAAGAGTGCGGCTCTCGTGTCAATCGGCGAGTGCCACCTCGAGACGGGCAAGCCTTCCCTTGGGGCCGCCTACCTGCTTCAAGCCCTCCGTTGCCTCGACCTCTCGGACCGGCAACTCTGGCATCGCGCCCGAGACCCGCTCTTGGAAACCCTGGGCGTCTCGCTCGAAGATAGCGGCGCGACGGAAGGTGGGCGATGAAACTCTGTCCCTACTGCACCGAGGAGATCCAGGACGCCGCCATCAAGTGCCGGTTCTGCGGGGAGGCGATCCCTCAGCAGGCACCGAGCCCCTACGGCGTCGTCTCGGTTCAACCTTCGGAGTTCGATCGCAACCTCAAGGCCGTGGGCATTGCAACGATGGTGATGCTTGTCATCGGAGCTGGAGTCGTCGCCTGGGCGGCCCTGAGCCCGAGCCCGTACGCGATCGCGTCGAAGGTGGCGAAGACACCTGTCCGGGGCCACGAGTACCCTGGGCGGTGGCTCGCAGCAACAGACGACGGAGCGATTCCGGTCCTTCGGACGATCGCAAAGCCCGGTTGCGGAATCCGTGGCGGTGATCTCCACTACTTTCGGCGGCACTCTACCGAGCGGAGCCAGTACCTCGTTTACTCAGGCTGGCCCGGGGAGCCAACTCGGGCGTACATTCTCCGCTCCGGAACGGAGACCTGCGCCGAGCTTCCTGAGCTCGTCGCGGGGATCCCGCTGCCGGCCGATCTCCGACCATCGCCTGCGAATCGGCGAACTATTGGTGAGTTTTCAGAGTTCGACCCCAGCAACCACGCCCGCAACGAAGTCGAGCGGATCCTTCGTGAGCGGAAGCAGCAGCGAGCTCGCAGGAGCCAATGAGCGCTCGATCCAACCTCCAGAGCGTCCTGATCGCCATCGGCATCATGCTGGCCGCAGGGATCGCTCTTGTGGCCGTGATCGCGTTCGTCGTTCGCCACCAAGGCCAGCCCCGGTCGACCGCGCTATCCGCGATTGTCGAGGAGGCGCCAACGAGGGCGGGGAAGCCTCGAGCCCGACCAACAGGAGTCGCCGCCTTTCCCGGCCCCTGGGATCCCGCTCTGAGCGCGAAGCAGGCCACCCGACTCGCGCTGGCACTCGGAGCGAACGACTTGGTTCCGAAGTGCAAGAAGTGGGTCTTCCGAAGCCACCTCTCGGACCCAGACATCAAGCTGGTGTACTGCAATCCCGTGCGTGATCGCTGGGTCGCGTACCGTCTAGACCTGGGCGCGCAGGCGGTGGACGGCCCCTTCGAGCCGTTCAGCACGATCCCACCTCCGGGGCAAGAGCGCCGTGCGGTGAAGCCTCACGAGGCCACCATGAATCCCGCCCTCCAGGCCGAGCTCGACGCCATCCTGGATGGGGGGATTGAGTAAGGAGAGCTAGGAATGAGTGACGAGAAGTTGGGGACCTACCGACAGACCTGGGTTCGCAAGACGGTCGCAGCGGCCTTGGTTGCGGGGCTAGGAGCAACGCGAGGAGATGCCAAGTCAATCCCACCGGCATCCGACGCCGAGAAGTTGGTTGCAGCGCTAACGAAGAGCGTGCTCGAGGCCGACCGAAGGATCGCAGAGGCGAGCAAGGAGCCCAACCCGGAGCCGCCCAGCGCAGCGGACAGCTTTCAAGTCCTGTGACTCGCCAACTCCTCCTCCTCGAGACCCTCTCCGGCCACGGCACTTTCGCCGTCGGAGAGGCTCAAATCCCCGTGCGGTACGAGTTCCGCATCCAGCAGTGGTTCGTCGAGGGCGCGCCAGGAGTTGGGGAGATCGAGGGCTCGATGACGGTCCTCAATCCTCAGCCGTCCGCCGCGCTGATTGCCGCTTTCGCCGACGACTCCAACTCGTTTCCCCTCACGCTGGAGGACGGCACAGTGGTGCAAGTGGAGGTATTCAAGCTGGACAACCCCGCAGCCCCAAGCTGGGCTCAGCTTGAGATCGGGAGCGGGGAGAGGTACTTCGACCAAAGGCTGAAGCAGTGAGGGCAACGCCTCCACTCCTCGACTCACCCACGGAGCACTGGCCCCTGATGGGCAACTGCGCGACTATCACCTCCGCGCTGCGGCGAGACCCTGGCTCCTAAATCTGCGGAAAGGAAGGAAAGCTATGGCCTTTCAGATTGTCTACTCGATTGGCATTCTAGTCGTGCCGCTTGCGCTACAAGCCTCTGTACTTGGATATATTCTTGCAATCGTAATCGCCTGCAGTATTTGGTGTCGGGACTGCTTCATCGGACTAGTGCTCCTAGGAGCGGTGGCGAATGGGGTTGCGGGAATTGCGTTCCTCCTGGGGCTTGCAGGCCCAGGGTATGTCATGTGTCTCCCGCTGTGCCTCATCTTCTCAACGAGCTATTTCTTCCTTCGGGCCCATGATCGCGCGGTGAAGGAGAAGAGAGAGGGAGCCTATAGGTACTCGATAGCAGGCTGGTCTGCAATTTTGGTCCAGATTCTCGCGATCTTCGCCTTCGCAGCAGTCGCCGGAGTCGAGAGTCGCTATTCGGCAGTGGCCCTGCTCGTCGGATTTGCCTGCGGAGTTTGCTGCGTCTACTACATCGTCCGGGCCTGGTTGACCAAGGAGCCTCAACTAACGATGAACTTGAGCTGACAGTCAGCCGCCACACCCACTCTCCCGCCCCTCGAACCACCCACGGAGCACTAGCCCCTGATGAGCCACTCGTTTCCTGAGGATTGCACTGACACATGAAGACCTTCGCTGAGAAGTTCAAGGACCCTCGATGGATCGAGCGAGAGGAGCAGGTCATTCGGGCTGCGGGAGGGGAGTGTCAAGACTGCGATGCCTACGAAGATCTGTCGGTTCACATCAACTATTTCCCGAAGGGGGTCGAGCCCTGGGAGCTTCCCGACCGCGCCCTGAGGGTCTGCTGTCCAGACCATCGACGCACTAGACGGACCGCCCAGACGGAGATTCGGGAGCACCTCTCGGGCTATTCCACCAACGGGCTCGAGGCCCTCGTCGATGGGCTGGAGAAGGCCTCGTCGCTATCGGAGGCCGAAAAGAGCGTGTTCGCGGAGCGCGTCCACGCCGCGGCCAAGGCATCTCATCGCGAGGCTGCCGAGGCCCGCGAGCGGATCAGGGACTCGGCGTTCTTGGACTCCATGGGTTACGACTAGGAAGCCGCCTTCGCTCCCGGATGCGTCGAGCCCTCCCTAGCCGTTTGGGTCGTGACCGCCACCACCGGAGGCCGGAGCTCCATCCGGGTCGTACTGCCCCCCATTGAGGCAGACGCCTCCATCGGGGTCCATGTGGCCGCCGTTGAGGGAGATCGAGCCGTCAGGGTCGACCGAGGGGCCACCGGGGAGCTGCCGGCCGTCGAGGTCTATCTGGCCGCCATTTGAGGGATCAGATCTGCGGAAGGTGCCTCCGAACGCACTTTTCGTCGAGCTGCAGATGGCGAACCATCTTTCGGACAATGCCGAGCTGAACCTCGGGTACCTTCACCTTCCGCCTTCCAATGGGCAGGCTAGGGAAGGTTCTTCCCTGGAACTCGATTCGCCAGAGGTGTTGCTGCTCTATCGCCTTGTGTCCATCGGCGCATTTGTTCAGCATTTTCCAAACCTTCTTGAGCTGCACTTGGCCGTTCGAACTCACGCAGCCCTTCTGTTTGCTGCGAGCTCCAGGTGCTCGGCGGCATTGACGTCGGGTTCCAGGTCGTCTTCGCGCCTCAGAACCTTGAGCGACGGCTCGCCCCAATCGCGCTGCAGCGGGAGCCAGTCTCCGCAGAGGCCATTGTCTTTACGCAGCCTTTCGGCCGCCTCGTGCCACTCCTCCGGATCGCCCGGAGTGACCTCCCAAAAGAATCTCTCGAGCTCAGACCTGAACTCCTCGAAGGACTCGGCCCTGCTGGCCGCCTCAACCAGAACGTCCCGGTAGACCTCTCTAAACCTCAGGAGCGCTTCGTCCTTGGTCGCTCCGCCCGCGCACACGGCACCGGGATTGACTCCGTCGACCCAGAACGCACCATCGGATTCTTCGCGCATCAGGCAGCGCCCGTTTGCCACCACCTCAGCAACGAAGCCATTGCCAATGATCGGGTCTCGAACCCCGAACAGAATGGGGAATATGTTCATGAAGCAGTACCTCCCTTGTTGGGCCGGCTAACAGGCCGGCTGACTAGGGGAGATCCGGAATCCAGCGAAGAATCCTGGCCGTCGACTCATTTCGTGCGTCCCCCAAGAACAGCCACATCCTGGCTGTATTGACCGTTGATACTGAGGGATATCTATGAAAATTGTCAACAAAAATAACCCTCCACGCTTGGGCACTCATCCTCTATTACGACAGCCAAAGCGTCCTAGTTTCGGTCGTTTTGAGCAATTTCTTGAACGTCTGCGGACCTGAGCCGTGACTTCGTTGTTCGGATCTGCAACGGCTGGAATGTGGCATCAGCGGCCCTCGCCTGCCTCGTATTCGCATAATTCGAATGCAATGAAGTTCAAATTCATCGCCGGGGGAACCCGTGCGCCTACGCCTCGCCATCATCGCCACCAGCCTGCGGGGATCCCGTCTCCAAGCCAACTCGCGGGAGGGAACCAACGGCTTAACTGCCGGAACCTCGGTCTCAGCCAGTGCCTAGGATCGCCAGGCACTGGGCGTGCAGCCGCTGAAGCGCTTGAAGACGCGCGAGAAGTGGGCCTGATCGGAGAATCCGCAGGAGAGGGCGACGTCGACGAGTGATCTGGTCGGGTCGCTCATCTGCCTCTTGGCCTGTTCGACGCGATAGGCCATGACGAACTGGTAGGGGGACTGGCCGATGGTCTTCTTGAACAGGCGGGAGAAGTGGTACGGACTGATCCCTGCCTCGCGGGCCATGTCTTCGAGGGTGATGCCGGTGCCGTAGTGGCGCGCCACGAAGTCGAGCACCCGCTTGTATTGCTGCGGCGTGAAGCTGGCCGAGAAGGCGCGGGCTTCGTCGCGCTCGCCGTACTTCAGAATCAACTTGGTGAGGAAGACGCGGGCGAGGCTCTCGAACATCACCGCTGAGCCCACCGCCTGCTCGAGGGCCTCGGCGAGAAGGACGCTGGCGTCGCTGATCTCGCGGTCGAGGAACTGGGGGATGTTGGCGAGCTGCGCCTCGGTCAGCAGGACGGCCAGCTCCGATTGCGCGAAGCGCTCGAGCTTGTCCGGTTCGAGGGTGATGACGATCACCTTCGAGCGGGCGTGCCAGCGCCAGCCGCTCTCCACTCCGGCGGGGGTGACGACGATCTCGTCGCGGCGAAAGATGAAGTCGCGGTGTTCGCCCGCCCGCCAGTTCTCGACCCGCTGCGGCTCGT contains:
- a CDS encoding AraC family transcriptional regulator, with amino-acid sequence MRSDDRVRPLASELLSLEYFEAEPGEMPTEIFEQHHILINLRDEPQRVENWRAGEHRDFIFRRDEIVVTPAGVESGWRWHARSKVIVITLEPDKLERFAQSELAVLLTEAQLANIPQFLDREISDASVLLAEALEQAVGSAVMFESLARVFLTKLILKYGERDEARAFSASFTPQQYKRVLDFVARHYGTGITLEDMAREAGISPYHFSRLFKKTIGQSPYQFVMAYRVEQAKRQMSDPTRSLVDVALSCGFSDQAHFSRVFKRFSGCTPSAWRS